The genomic interval GCGCGGGTGATTGAGGGTGTCGGCCCTGAACTGCAGAGCTTCGGCAATATGCTCGGTGCGAAGCTCCGCATCTCCGGCTAAATCCGCAATCGTTCTCGCGACTCGCAGGACCCGTGTGTGCGCGCGGGCGCTCAAACCGAGCCGCTCGCTGGCTCGCTCGAGGAGATGCAAGCCCGCCCGGCCAGGCCGACACCACCGACGGAGCTGCTGTGCCTCGAGCATGGCATTCACGCCCATGGCGTTATCCGGCCAATACGCCCGTTGGCGCGTGTGCGCCTGCGCCACACGGTCACGAATGGCCGTCGTGGGCTCGCCCGTCGGCTCGGCGAGCTGCTCCCGCACGGTGACCGACGACACGTCGACGACGAGATCGATGCGATCGCGCAGCGGCCCGGAGATACGGTGCACGTAGCGCGCGACGTCCCGAGGCGTGCAGCGACACGTCCGGATGGGGTGACCCAGGAAGCCGCAGGGACAGGGATTCATGGCCGCCACGAGCTGGAACCGCGCGGGGAACCGCACGGTCCGACTGGCGCGCGCAATGGCGATCTGGCCCTCTTCGAGCGGCTGGCGCAGCACTTCCAGCGCGTGCCGCTCGAACTCTGGGAGCTCGTCGAGGAAGAGGACACCGTTGTGTGCGAGGCTGATCTCGCCGGGCCGGGGATGCGAGCCACCACCCACCAACGCCACTGCCGACGCCGTGTGATGTGGCGCCCTGAACGGACGACAGGGCAGCAGGCCGGCGCCAGGCGGAAGCGTGCCCGCCACGGAATGGACGGCTGTCGTCTCGAGTGCTTCTTCGAAGCTCCACGGTGGCAGGAGGGCTGGCAGGCGTCGTGCCAACATTGTCTTGCCAGCACCAGGCGGACCGACGAGCAGCATGGCATGACCGCCGGCAGCGGCGATCTCCAGCGCGCGCTTGGCAAACGCCTGGCCCTGAACGTCTGCCAAGTCGGGCTCCGCAGCGACGGGATGCTTTGGTGCGGCAGGCAGCGCTGGAGCACGATCCGGATGCGTGACGAGCTCGACCGCGGTGCAAAGAGAGTCCACGGGGAGGACGCGCAGATCGCCCACCACGGCCGCTTCTGTTGCATTGTCCTTCGGGAGCAGCAGCGACGGAATACCGTGGCGCCTGGCCGCGGCTGCCACAGAGAGGATGCCGTGCGCGGGCTGCACGCCGCCGTCGAGTGACAGCTCGCCGACCACCAGGATGTCGTCGATCGCACGTCGTTCCACGATGCCCTGCGCCGCGAGAACGCCAAGAGCAATCGGCAAATCGAGCGCGCTACCCGCCTTGCGGATATCCGCGGGAGCCAGATTGACGGTGATGCGGTGCTGTGGGAACTCCAGACCAGAGTGCCTGATCGCGCTGCGGATACGGTCGCGACTCTCGCGCACACTGGCGTCTGGTAGACCGACCATGGCAAAGCGCGG from Luteitalea sp. carries:
- a CDS encoding YifB family Mg chelatase-like AAA ATPase — its product is MLARLRTAVLHGLEAQLVDVEVDVSSGLPRFAMVGLPDASVRESRDRIRSAIRHSGLEFPQHRITVNLAPADIRKAGSALDLPIALGVLAAQGIVERRAIDDILVVGELSLDGGVQPAHGILSVAAAARRHGIPSLLLPKDNATEAAVVGDLRVLPVDSLCTAVELVTHPDRAPALPAAPKHPVAAEPDLADVQGQAFAKRALEIAAAGGHAMLLVGPPGAGKTMLARRLPALLPPWSFEEALETTAVHSVAGTLPPGAGLLPCRPFRAPHHTASAVALVGGGSHPRPGEISLAHNGVLFLDELPEFERHALEVLRQPLEEGQIAIARASRTVRFPARFQLVAAMNPCPCGFLGHPIRTCRCTPRDVARYVHRISGPLRDRIDLVVDVSSVTVREQLAEPTGEPTTAIRDRVAQAHTRQRAYWPDNAMGVNAMLEAQQLRRWCRPGRAGLHLLERASERLGLSARAHTRVLRVARTIADLAGDAELRTEHIAEALQFRADTLNHPRDP